The Bacillus carboniphilus genome contains a region encoding:
- a CDS encoding FAD-dependent oxidoreductase: MVKERVLDLANKISRAKPGSRFEVKPEDPEYRILEPVVTDEMAEVALCLELRKPKTVEEVASICGMPLDRVDEILHQLAMDGVVGLSPKDGVDRFQLELWIPGVMEFMVVNKENVKKYPQIAECFEEYSRTKGAMLAGNVPVGAGLMRVIPIESAIHGESRRASYEEVSKYINENEVFSVSDCACRAVRESMGEGCGHLKEDICIQMGEAAEFYIKTGRGKQVTREEAFEVIRKAEEDGLMHQIPNTDGPGKTHAICNCCGCSCLALRHANYFQSPDNLRSNYVAQIDTLKCVACGECVENCPSNALTLGQKLCEVNPLPEQKREYPYHTEWGPDKWNPDYRVNRKVVVEGGTSPCKAECPAHIGIQGYIKLASQGKYTEALELIKKENPFPAVCGRICPRYCESACTRGDLDDPIAIDEIKKFIAEQDLNEDRRFIPTIKHDYDKKIAVIGAGPSGLSCAYYLAIEGYKVTVFEKQQALGGMLTLGIPSFRLEKEIVEAEIDILKELGVEFKTGIEVGKDVTLNKLRDQDFKAFYLAIGAQAGRKLGLEGEEAHGVSTGVDFLRDIHFNKDMKLDGNTIVIGGGNVAIDVARTATRLGAQEVNMFSLEKWDDMPALEEERTEAMEEGIIINNSWGPKRIITENDRVIGVEFKRCTSVFDEHHKFKPTFDENDTKVIKADNVLISIGQQMDWGQLIESSNIQLNANKTIKADPVTYQTDEPDVFTGGDVLTGPKFAIDAIAMGKEGAISIHRFVQPGQNLLFGRTIRDYRSFDKGNVNLQGYDRLPKTNYSP; this comes from the coding sequence ATGGTAAAAGAAAGGGTGCTTGACCTTGCAAATAAGATAAGTAGAGCAAAGCCAGGCTCAAGATTCGAAGTGAAACCTGAAGATCCTGAATATCGTATATTGGAACCTGTTGTGACAGATGAAATGGCAGAAGTGGCCCTTTGTCTTGAATTAAGAAAGCCTAAAACGGTTGAAGAGGTGGCTTCTATTTGTGGAATGCCATTAGATCGAGTGGACGAAATTCTCCACCAACTTGCGATGGATGGTGTGGTTGGTTTATCACCTAAAGATGGTGTTGATCGTTTTCAGCTAGAATTATGGATTCCTGGTGTAATGGAGTTTATGGTCGTTAACAAGGAAAACGTTAAAAAATATCCACAGATTGCTGAGTGCTTTGAAGAATATTCACGAACAAAAGGGGCTATGTTAGCAGGTAATGTACCAGTTGGTGCAGGATTAATGCGTGTTATTCCTATTGAAAGTGCGATTCATGGTGAATCAAGAAGAGCTTCTTATGAAGAAGTGTCGAAATATATAAATGAAAATGAAGTTTTTTCTGTATCAGATTGTGCTTGCCGGGCGGTAAGGGAATCAATGGGTGAAGGCTGTGGTCACTTAAAAGAAGATATTTGTATTCAGATGGGTGAAGCAGCTGAATTTTATATTAAGACCGGAAGAGGCAAACAAGTTACTCGCGAAGAAGCCTTTGAAGTGATTCGTAAAGCGGAAGAAGACGGTCTTATGCACCAAATTCCGAACACAGATGGTCCAGGTAAAACACACGCAATATGTAACTGTTGTGGGTGTTCCTGTCTTGCCTTAAGGCATGCTAACTACTTCCAAAGCCCTGATAATCTTCGTTCCAATTACGTAGCTCAAATTGATACACTCAAATGTGTTGCTTGTGGTGAATGTGTGGAAAATTGTCCATCCAATGCATTAACACTAGGGCAAAAGTTATGTGAAGTAAATCCGCTTCCTGAACAAAAAAGAGAATATCCTTATCATACCGAGTGGGGACCAGATAAATGGAATCCAGATTATCGTGTAAACCGAAAAGTAGTGGTAGAAGGTGGCACAAGTCCTTGTAAAGCAGAATGCCCAGCTCATATAGGTATTCAAGGTTATATTAAACTCGCTTCACAAGGCAAATATACCGAGGCACTAGAATTAATTAAGAAAGAAAACCCATTCCCAGCTGTATGCGGACGCATCTGTCCTCGTTATTGTGAATCCGCTTGTACAAGAGGGGACCTTGATGATCCAATTGCTATTGACGAAATTAAAAAATTTATTGCTGAACAAGACTTAAATGAAGACCGTCGTTTTATTCCAACTATTAAACATGACTATGACAAAAAAATAGCTGTTATTGGAGCTGGTCCTTCCGGTCTCTCTTGTGCTTATTATTTAGCAATTGAAGGTTACAAGGTAACCGTTTTTGAAAAACAACAAGCCCTCGGTGGTATGCTTACTCTTGGTATTCCTTCTTTTAGACTTGAAAAAGAAATTGTTGAAGCAGAGATTGATATTTTGAAAGAATTAGGGGTTGAATTTAAAACAGGTATTGAAGTAGGGAAAGATGTTACTCTTAATAAATTAAGGGATCAAGACTTTAAAGCCTTCTATTTAGCCATTGGTGCTCAAGCTGGAAGAAAACTTGGTTTAGAAGGTGAAGAGGCACATGGAGTAAGTACAGGTGTAGATTTTTTGCGAGATATTCATTTTAATAAAGACATGAAACTAGACGGAAACACAATTGTCATCGGTGGAGGAAATGTCGCGATTGATGTAGCACGGACGGCAACGAGACTCGGAGCTCAAGAAGTAAATATGTTCAGTTTGGAGAAATGGGATGATATGCCTGCGTTAGAAGAAGAACGAACAGAAGCAATGGAGGAAGGCATTATCATCAATAATTCATGGGGGCCAAAACGAATCATTACAGAAAATGACCGTGTGATTGGTGTAGAGTTCAAGAGATGTACGTCTGTGTTCGATGAACATCACAAGTTCAAACCAACATTTGATGAGAACGATACAAAAGTCATTAAGGCGGACAACGTTCTCATATCAATTGGTCAACAAATGGATTGGGGTCAATTAATCGAGAGTAGCAATATACAATTAAATGCCAATAAAACGATCAAAGCAGATCCTGTCACGTATCAAACAGATGAACCAGATGTTTTCACTGGTGGTGATGTATTAACAGGTCCTAAATTTGCGATCGATGCGATTGCTATGGGAAAAGAAGGTGCTATATCTATTCATCGTTTCGTTCAACCAGGACAAAATTTACTTTTCGGTCGTACAATAAGAGATTATCGTTCATTTGATAAAGGCAATGTGAATTTACAAGGATATGATCGACTTCCCAAGACAAACTACAGCCCCTGA
- a CDS encoding hydrogenase maturation nickel metallochaperone HypA yields MHELTVIIQVVKSVEAFAKEEAITNIDTLVLQVGELSTLIPRYIEACYPAAVDGTMLKDTKLEIEILPGNALCKTCNSVYNLIKEDKICPKCKGLYFEILSGKEFMIKEIVAC; encoded by the coding sequence ATGCATGAATTAACCGTAATTATACAGGTTGTTAAATCTGTTGAAGCATTTGCAAAAGAAGAAGCAATTACGAATATAGATACTTTAGTTCTACAAGTGGGAGAGCTTTCGACATTAATCCCTAGATATATCGAAGCTTGTTATCCAGCGGCTGTTGACGGTACAATGTTGAAGGATACGAAATTAGAAATTGAAATTCTGCCTGGTAATGCCCTTTGTAAAACATGTAACTCTGTTTATAATCTCATTAAGGAAGATAAAATATGTCCAAAATGTAAGGGTCTGTATTTTGAAATATTATCGGGTAAGGAGTTTATGATTAAAGAGATTGTCGCTTGTTAA
- the hypB gene encoding hydrogenase nickel incorporation protein HypB, with protein MKAFKVMEIKESVFKNNDHQADLLREQLKKDKTFLLNLMSSPGSGKTTTVLRTIEALKKEMNIGILEADIDSDVDAKTVSETGTKVIQLHTGGMCHLDADMTKQGLEGLGTEEIDFVILENVGNLVCPAEFDTGASKNAMILSVPEGDDKPLKYPLMFTIVDILLVNKMDAIGIFDFDLQALEERVKKINPNIKVIPISAKTGEGIDEWVEWIREEVKNWMNLSVEEVVQ; from the coding sequence ATGAAGGCTTTTAAAGTGATGGAGATTAAAGAAAGCGTATTCAAGAATAATGATCATCAGGCTGATTTACTTAGGGAACAATTAAAAAAAGACAAAACTTTTTTATTGAATTTAATGTCTTCACCAGGATCGGGTAAAACAACAACGGTATTAAGAACAATTGAGGCATTAAAAAAAGAAATGAACATCGGAATTTTAGAAGCTGATATTGACTCAGATGTGGATGCCAAAACGGTTTCGGAAACAGGAACAAAAGTCATTCAATTGCATACAGGAGGAATGTGTCACTTAGATGCTGACATGACGAAACAAGGACTTGAAGGTTTAGGAACGGAAGAGATTGATTTTGTTATTTTGGAAAATGTGGGTAATTTAGTTTGTCCTGCTGAATTTGATACAGGTGCATCAAAAAATGCGATGATTTTGAGTGTACCTGAAGGAGATGATAAACCTCTTAAATATCCACTTATGTTCACCATTGTTGATATATTATTAGTGAATAAAATGGACGCAATCGGAATATTTGATTTTGATTTACAAGCTCTTGAAGAGCGTGTTAAAAAGATAAATCCAAATATTAAAGTCATACCTATTAGTGCTAAAACAGGAGAAGGTATAGACGAGTGGGTGGAGTGGATTCGAGAAGAAGTTAAAAATTGGATGAACTTAAGTGTAGAAGAGGTTGTTCAATAG
- a CDS encoding 4Fe-4S binding protein, whose amino-acid sequence MIDFPRQTTAPETGMQSDQSFKDMRSTFTEEQVMKETERCLSCGAAVVDPYQCIGCGACVTKCRFDAVSLVRQYDAAGVELKEMKPTIKKYMVKRKVKIAAHNIPKSIKSVFKKEDEK is encoded by the coding sequence ATGATCGACTTCCCAAGACAAACTACAGCCCCTGAAACAGGCATGCAATCTGATCAATCATTTAAAGATATGCGTTCTACTTTTACAGAAGAACAAGTCATGAAAGAGACAGAGCGCTGCTTAAGCTGTGGGGCTGCAGTCGTTGATCCATATCAATGTATAGGATGCGGAGCCTGTGTAACAAAATGTAGATTTGATGCTGTTTCACTCGTGAGACAATATGATGCAGCAGGTGTAGAGTTAAAAGAAATGAAACCAACGATTAAAAAATATATGGTCAAACGGAAAGTGAAAATAGCGGCTCATAACATACCAAAAAGCATTAAGTCTGTATTTAAAAAAGAGGACGAGAAATAA